In Chitinophaga nivalis, a single genomic region encodes these proteins:
- a CDS encoding Ig-like domain-containing protein, whose translation MKKYLCALKRAILLWLLVLPGLLFCLSPVNGQKIYANSQTNQVNGICVLCSVMNPNNPVDNSSLDDYSAFVINVGLLGVSVDQTLIFPAGASGGCDSLIIGIGSSNTVLSLNLFGGVSVQTYNGNTPNNDLKVVSADILRLLNNNTRAEVLLKPDAPFDRVKISLSSNLVGLLASFRLYYAYHQSAIPAAPVVTPATATICSGDSVTLTAATTAGNTINWYAAATGGTALYTGNTFTVKPVVSTTYYAAAARAGCTSTRTAVTVSVNTKPAAPAITASSTSICTGDTVSLSAAGPNIKWYNAATGGTLLFIGTPYKLIPAATATYYAQAENNGCISSRSSLLITVKPRPVATVTPGSATICGRDTAIFTGSSNLAGAVFKWYKDAAGGTALFTGNPYKVQLNGSTLPVDITYYATATVNGCTSTRASGAITVLPRPIKAKLVKDTVVIKPGDTATLAVIPSGVNYAFWYNKPVGGYLLSIGNTFKVSPARSTTYYVTFFARRGCVSLQRTKAIVRVSATGTKSRSAANGSVATSQQLDFYPNPTTGLIQISTKIEMGDSRVVVTNLQGKEVYRNKLNTNQVQLPEEIPAGTYVITVRTKDNKRYSGKIVLNR comes from the coding sequence ATGAAAAAATATTTGTGTGCCCTCAAGCGTGCAATACTACTATGGTTGTTGGTGTTGCCGGGACTGCTGTTTTGTTTGTCGCCCGTAAACGGGCAAAAAATATATGCAAACAGTCAAACGAATCAGGTCAATGGTATTTGTGTCTTATGTAGCGTGATGAATCCTAATAACCCGGTAGATAATAGTAGCCTGGATGACTACTCCGCCTTTGTAATTAATGTGGGGTTACTGGGGGTGAGTGTGGACCAAACCCTTATTTTCCCGGCTGGCGCCAGCGGCGGCTGTGATTCACTGATAATAGGTATTGGCAGCAGTAATACCGTGTTGTCGCTAAACCTGTTCGGTGGGGTGAGTGTACAGACCTACAATGGTAATACCCCTAATAATGATTTAAAAGTCGTATCTGCGGATATATTGCGGTTACTGAACAATAACACCCGGGCAGAAGTATTACTGAAACCGGATGCACCATTTGACCGGGTAAAGATAAGTCTGAGCAGTAACCTGGTAGGATTATTGGCGAGCTTCCGGTTATATTATGCGTATCACCAGTCGGCCATACCGGCGGCGCCTGTGGTGACGCCTGCAACAGCTACCATTTGCAGCGGTGACAGTGTTACGCTGACTGCGGCCACTACTGCAGGCAATACCATCAACTGGTATGCGGCTGCTACCGGTGGTACCGCGTTGTATACCGGTAACACCTTTACGGTTAAACCTGTAGTATCCACTACCTATTATGCGGCAGCTGCAAGAGCCGGATGTACCAGTACGCGTACGGCCGTTACCGTTAGTGTGAATACCAAACCTGCTGCACCGGCTATCACTGCCAGCAGTACCAGTATATGTACCGGAGATACTGTTTCTTTAAGTGCGGCCGGCCCGAACATCAAATGGTATAATGCTGCTACCGGCGGCACTTTGTTGTTTATTGGTACCCCCTATAAATTAATACCTGCTGCTACAGCTACTTATTATGCCCAGGCAGAAAACAATGGCTGTATCAGTAGCCGTTCTTCCTTATTGATTACTGTGAAGCCGCGTCCGGTAGCTACGGTAACACCGGGCAGTGCTACCATATGCGGCAGGGATACCGCCATATTCACGGGTAGCAGCAACCTGGCAGGTGCTGTTTTTAAATGGTATAAAGATGCTGCAGGCGGCACCGCATTATTTACCGGCAATCCCTATAAGGTACAGCTAAATGGTTCTACACTACCGGTAGATATTACCTATTATGCCACTGCTACCGTGAATGGTTGTACGAGTACCCGGGCATCGGGCGCTATTACGGTATTACCGCGACCGATAAAAGCGAAACTGGTGAAAGATACTGTGGTGATTAAGCCCGGAGATACCGCTACACTGGCTGTAATACCATCGGGTGTAAATTATGCCTTCTGGTATAATAAACCGGTAGGTGGGTACCTGCTGAGTATTGGTAATACCTTTAAAGTCAGTCCGGCGCGAAGTACTACCTACTATGTTACCTTTTTCGCGCGTCGGGGATGTGTGAGCCTGCAACGAACAAAGGCGATTGTGCGGGTAAGTGCTACCGGTACAAAGTCCCGTTCAGCAGCAAACGGTTCTGTTGCCACCAGTCAGCAGCTCGACTTTTATCCAAACCCTACTACAGGGCTTATTCAGATAAGTACCAAAATAGAAATGGGCGATAGTAGGGTAGTGGTCACCAATTTACAAGGGAAAGAAGTATACCGGAATAAACTGAACACCAATCAGGTGCAGTTACCGGAAGAGATACCAGCGGGTACTTATGTGATAACGGTCCGGACTAAAGATAATAAGCGCTATTCCGGGAAAATAGTATTAAACAGATAA